One stretch of Pomacea canaliculata isolate SZHN2017 linkage group LG1, ASM307304v1, whole genome shotgun sequence DNA includes these proteins:
- the LOC112561281 gene encoding LOW QUALITY PROTEIN: glutamate receptor ionotropic, NMDA 2B-like (The sequence of the model RefSeq protein was modified relative to this genomic sequence to represent the inferred CDS: substituted 1 base at 1 genomic stop codon), producing the protein MWRSFLFPPLSLMTLTLIALIDSTSPEVDPQRHPDVVSFHVIAHVKFQRDYSNVMDGVVRKARRSLSYLPLFQTYDPQGNVIKLADDNPENILKAFCDVMFNQTTTAVLHIINPFRHLRSWNSMQFTSNLIHHVGLPVITWGPEYVTASGKASSELRQIQISPTLYDQAAAMMSLLELYNWPQFSVVYTTYSGHQEFLNALHVLYWSERSLLQEDRFKRKSKVRFQQLLEVEIQDPDVMEAVSRDLLSIASSDTRVILLFAHEQDTRSILEAAESLGIAGREYVWITAFEAIPKGQEDIAADLPVGLLGWDVDAQRTDNEEDSLARGRHRSTVREAGAPLPPRGHETGRALRHVPELDGQQHLRQHSKICRVYVRDEDGNKLSNMTVMKCCTGLSIELLLRISQALNFEAELYEVEDFQWGAQDRRGNWDGLIRDLQQGQADLAVTSLHISEERSRAVNFSVPYLETGITIIVAIRDGAISATAFLEPYDYPSWCLILVFSVHTVGASIFIFEWFSPYGLDKGRTRPSEHKFSLFRTFWLMWAMLFGAAVATNTPRGVSGKFLANIWALFALVFLASYTANLAAFMITKEEYYDLSGIQDWRLRTLSGXSRPFKYGTIPNTTTESNIRKNNRDMFLYMQKYRQNSVHDAIYALKTHRIHAFIYDATVLEYQAGRDVMCRLITVGKWYAMSGYGIAFPTGSKWIQKVNSVILDLQKKGEMERLKDFWLSGACHTKRKKSENSKGITSGVSSSTLGILNFTSAFILLGTGTGLAALTFVLEHCIFWFGRRRLSNWDKKGCCTLISLSMGMTVSFQQSVHDALQLHRSHRCRNAVCRRQLWRAHQSLDLAHLHIDRLQRRIALLSSKQEGQSGRQELRQDFGQDVWTYDPERVRQSNGPRVTSSGTELHQGDMPLELANPRVTLL; encoded by the exons ATGTGGCGCTCGTTTTTGTTCCCTCCCCTGAGTTTGATGACTTTAACTCTCATTGCCTTGATTGACTCTACGTCACCGGAAGTTGACCCGCAGCGCCACCCAGACGTCGTTTCTTTCCATGTCATCGCTCACGTCAAATTCCAGCGAGACTACTCCAATGTCATGGACGGGGTCGTGAGAAAGGCCAGACGCTCCCTGTCTTATCTCCCCTTGTTCCAAACCTACGACCCGCAAGGCAACGTCATCAAACTCGCCGACGACAACCCAGAGAACATCCTGAAGGCCTTCTGCGATGTCATGTTCAACCAAACAACCACGGCTGTTCTGCACATCATCAACCCCTTCAGACACCTTCGCAGCTGGAACTCCATGCAGTTCACTTCCAACTTGATCCACCACGTGGGGCTGCCCGTGATCACGTGGGGTCCAGAATACGTCACAGCTTCCGGAAAG GCTTCATCGGAGCTGAGGCAGATTCAGATCTCACCAACGCTTTACGACCAGGCAGCCGCCATGATGTCGCTACTGGAGCTGTACAACTGGCCACAGTTCTCCGTGGTGTACACCACATACTCCGGACACCAGGAGTTTCTCAACGCCCTCCATGTCCTGTACTGGAGCGAGAGAAGCTTACTGCaagaagacagatttaaacgaAAATCGAAAGTCAG ATTCCAACAGCTCCTTGAAGTAGAAATTCAAGACCCGGATGTGATGGAGGCCGTCAGCCGGGATCTGTTGTCCATCGCTTCTTCCGACACAAGAGTTATTCTTCTCTTTGCCCACga aCAGGACACGCGATCCATTTTAGAAGCAGCAGAAAGCCTGGGCATCGCGGGACGGGAGTACGTGTGGATAACTGCTTTCGAAGCCATTCCCAAGGGCCAGGAGGACATAGCAGCTGACCTCCCTGTTGGACTTCTGG GTTGGGATGTGGACGCACAAAGGACTGACAATGAAGAGGATTCACTGGCTAGGGGGCGCCACAGGTCCACCGTCAGGGAAGCCGGAGCGCCATTACCTCCGCGTGGTCACGAGACCGGAAGAGCCTTACGTCATGTACCGGAACTTGACGGACAACAGCACCTGCGACAACACTCCAAGATATGTAGAGTATACGTGCGAGATGAAGACGGAAACAA GCTGTCCAACATGACTGTCATGAAGTGCTGCACGGGTCTGAGCATTGAACTTTTGCTCCGCATCAGCCAGGCCTTGAACTTTGAAGCTGAACTTTATGAAGTGGAGGACTTTCAGTGGGGAGCTCAG GACAGAAGAGGCAACTGGGATGGTCTGATCAGAGACCTGCAGCAGGGACAGGCTGACCTGGCCGTGACATCCTTGCACATCAGCGAGGAAAGAAGCAGAGCCGTTAATTTCTCGGTTCCTTACTTGGAGACTGGAATAACAATCATTGTTGCCATAAGGGACGGCGCCATCTCTGCCACAGCTTTTCTGG AGCCCTACGACTATCCCTCCTGGTGCCTCATCTTGGTGTTCAGCGTACACACCGTCGGCGCCTCCATCTTCATTTTCGAGTGGTTTAGTCCCTACGGTTTGGACAAGGGGCGCACTCGCCCATCAG AGCACAAGTTCTCGCTGTTCCGGACCTTCTGGCTGATGTGGGCCATGCTGTTCGGGGCGGCCGTGGCCACCAACACACCGCGAGGTGTGTCCGGCAAGTTCCTGGCCAACATCTGGGCGCTCTTCGCCCTCGTCTTCCTCGCCAGCTACACCGCCAACCTCGCCGCCTTCATGATCACCAAGGAGGAGTACTACGACCTGTCTGGCATTCAAGACTGGCGG CTCAGAACCCTCAGTGGATGAAGCCGCCCATTTAAATACGGAACGATTCCAAACACAACCACGGAGAGCAACATCAGGAAAAACAACCGCGACATGTTTCTCTACATgcaaaaatacagacagaacTCGGTCCACGACGCCATCTATGCTCTCAAAACCCA CAGGATCCATGCGTTCATCTACGATGCCACTGTGCTGGAGTACCAGGCGGGCAGGGACGTGATGTGCCGGCTCATCACCGTGGGTAAATGGTATGCCATGTCCGGGTATGGCATCGCCTTTCCAACTGGGTCAAAGTGGATACAAAAAGTCAACTCCGTCATCCTCGACCTCCAGAAGAAAG GCGAAATGGAGCGACTGAAGGACTTTTGGCTATCAGGCGCCTgtcacacaaagagaaagaaaagcgaaaACAGCAAAGGAATCACCAGTGGGGTGTCTAGCTCCACCCTGGGTATTCTCAACTTCACCAGCGCCTTCATCCTGCTGGGCACTGGAACTGGACTAGCGGCGTTGACCTTTGTCCTCGAGCACTGCATCTTCTGGTTTGGGCGGCGGCGGCTGAGCAACTGGGACAAGAAGGGATGCTGCACCCTCATCAGCTTG AGCATGGGCATGACGGTGTCCTTCCAGCAGTCCGTGCACGACGCGCTGCAGCTGCACAGAAGCCACCGGTGCCGCAACGCCGTCTGCAGGCGACAACTGTGGAGGGCCCATCAGTCCCTGGACCTGGCGCACCTGCACATTGACCGCCTCCAGCGCCGCATTGC ACTGCTGTCGAGTAAACAAGAAGGGCAAAGCGGAAGACAGGAATTGAGACAAGACTTCGGACAGGACGTCTGGACGTACGACCCGGAGAGAGTGCGGCAGTCCAACGGCCCACGTGTGACGTCTTCGGGAACAGAGCTTCATCAAGGAGACATGCCTCTTGAACTGGCCAACCCTAGAGTTACACTGCTGTAA